In the genome of Chryseobacterium arthrosphaerae, one region contains:
- a CDS encoding glucoamylase family protein, with amino-acid sequence MKRIVLSMAVTSLFFVYSCKNANIQKQETQAGKGVKSDITDEQLMDRVQKDALKYFWDYAEPKSMLGRERYHEDNIYPDKDKHVITTGGSGFGLATILVGVERGFVPRKEAVKRLSHMMDFLAKADRHKGAWSHWINGETGKTVPFGKKDNGGDLVETAFLTSGILMVREYFKNGNEEEKALAAKCDELWKGIQWNWYTKGGEKVLYWHWSPEYQWEMNFPLEGYNECLITYILAASSPTYSIDAETYYKGWTRNGTYLTDKTKYGLPLYVKHNYAEEYGGPLFWAQYSYIGLDPTGLSDKLVKNYFDVNKNQTLIDYQYCVENPKQWKGYGPNYWGLTAGYTRNENGSTGYTAHMPGNDNGVITPTAALSSFPYTPKESMNFLRFIYTQKPEFIGSAGPYDATSIHYGNWFTPRYLAIDQGTIAPMIENYRTGFLWKLFMNAPEIQQGLKKLSFQSSKYGIK; translated from the coding sequence ATGAAAAGGATCGTATTATCAATGGCTGTTACCTCTTTGTTTTTTGTATATTCATGCAAAAACGCCAATATTCAGAAACAGGAAACCCAGGCCGGTAAAGGGGTGAAATCTGATATTACAGACGAACAGCTGATGGACAGAGTGCAGAAAGATGCTCTGAAATATTTCTGGGACTATGCAGAACCGAAGTCAATGCTGGGAAGAGAGCGGTATCATGAAGATAATATTTATCCTGATAAAGATAAACACGTGATCACTACCGGCGGTTCAGGATTTGGACTCGCAACAATTCTGGTTGGTGTGGAAAGAGGATTTGTCCCAAGGAAGGAAGCTGTAAAAAGACTTTCCCATATGATGGATTTCCTTGCAAAAGCCGACCGACATAAAGGAGCATGGTCTCATTGGATCAATGGAGAGACAGGTAAGACTGTTCCTTTCGGTAAAAAAGATAATGGAGGAGATCTCGTGGAAACCGCATTCCTTACTTCAGGAATACTGATGGTTCGTGAATATTTTAAAAACGGAAATGAAGAAGAAAAAGCACTGGCTGCAAAATGTGATGAGCTATGGAAAGGAATTCAGTGGAACTGGTATACCAAAGGAGGTGAAAAAGTCCTTTACTGGCATTGGTCACCGGAATATCAGTGGGAAATGAACTTTCCTCTCGAAGGTTATAATGAATGTCTGATCACTTATATTTTAGCAGCATCTTCACCTACTTATTCTATTGATGCTGAAACCTACTATAAAGGATGGACCAGAAACGGAACCTACCTTACAGACAAAACAAAATACGGATTACCTCTGTATGTAAAACATAATTATGCCGAAGAATACGGCGGCCCATTGTTCTGGGCACAATATTCATATATCGGGCTGGATCCTACAGGACTATCCGATAAGCTGGTGAAAAACTATTTCGATGTAAATAAAAACCAGACACTTATCGATTACCAATATTGTGTAGAAAATCCGAAGCAATGGAAAGGCTATGGGCCGAACTATTGGGGATTAACAGCCGGTTATACAAGAAATGAAAATGGAAGCACAGGATATACAGCCCATATGCCGGGTAATGATAATGGAGTAATAACACCCACAGCAGCATTGAGCAGTTTTCCATATACTCCAAAAGAATCCATGAATTTCCTGAGGTTTATTTATACTCAAAAACCTGAATTCATAGGATCTGCCGGGCCTTATGATGCAACATCCATTCATTACGGCAATTGGTTTACACCAAGATACCTGGCTATTGACCAGGGAACAATAGCTCCAATGATTGAAAACTACAGAACAGGATTCCTGTGGAAACTGTTTATGAATGCTCCCGAAATTCAGCAGGGATTAAAAAAACTGAGTTTCCAGTCCTCAAAATATGGAATAAAATAA
- a CDS encoding RagB/SusD family nutrient uptake outer membrane protein: MKKIFLSIALFSLAVSCNDYLDIKQEGYTDASTFFKTQEDAMQATNAIYTFLRSWENSAFPYQFVFGVPADDVVKGSNPGDASFINVYDNFTYTVSDEGIRGYWIGQWQAINSCNQVITNVPKIDMDANLKIRLVAEAKMLRAYLYFNLVRIYGGVPIFDGLQTNYKVPRNTAAEVYDFIISDLTTAAGILPQTYPASDLGRVTKGAALGLLSKVYLYKKDWQKAYETSNQVMSMGYDLDPDFNHLFRPAGEFGRESVFEVNCDCIPPFKGSQYAEVQGVRDQFGWGFFTPSNALENAFEAGDIRKELTILRNGETTPEGDLIAMGDAQSVTTYNQKVYVPKALNKSACGYGSIQNIRILRFAEILLINAEAANELGNTSAAIANLNRVRSRAQLGGTTASTQAALRTAIWHERRVELAMEGDRFVDLVRTGQAATVLAPYGFKAGKNELFPIPFDAMTESAGAFTQNPGY, encoded by the coding sequence ATGAAAAAGATATTTTTATCAATCGCATTATTTTCATTGGCAGTAAGTTGCAATGATTATTTAGATATAAAGCAGGAAGGTTATACAGATGCTTCAACATTTTTCAAAACCCAAGAGGATGCTATGCAGGCAACGAATGCTATCTATACTTTTCTGAGGAGTTGGGAAAATTCTGCTTTCCCATACCAGTTTGTATTTGGAGTACCTGCAGATGATGTTGTCAAAGGATCTAATCCCGGTGATGCTTCCTTTATCAATGTATATGATAATTTTACTTATACCGTTAGTGATGAGGGTATAAGAGGGTATTGGATCGGACAATGGCAGGCGATAAACAGTTGTAATCAGGTAATTACGAATGTTCCGAAGATTGATATGGATGCTAATTTAAAAATAAGGTTGGTGGCAGAAGCAAAAATGCTGAGAGCGTATCTTTACTTTAATTTAGTGAGAATATATGGTGGTGTACCTATTTTTGACGGACTTCAGACTAATTATAAAGTTCCAAGAAATACTGCAGCGGAAGTGTATGATTTTATTATTTCCGACCTTACCACTGCTGCAGGAATTCTTCCTCAGACTTATCCCGCTTCAGATTTGGGGAGAGTAACGAAGGGAGCAGCATTGGGATTACTTTCAAAAGTATACCTTTATAAAAAAGATTGGCAGAAAGCATATGAAACGTCCAATCAGGTAATGAGTATGGGGTATGACTTAGATCCTGATTTCAATCATTTATTCAGACCGGCAGGAGAATTTGGAAGAGAATCTGTATTTGAAGTAAATTGTGACTGTATACCTCCATTCAAAGGAAGCCAGTATGCTGAAGTACAGGGAGTAAGAGATCAGTTTGGCTGGGGCTTCTTTACCCCTTCTAATGCTCTTGAAAATGCATTTGAGGCTGGTGATATCAGAAAAGAACTTACCATTCTTAGAAACGGAGAGACGACTCCGGAAGGAGATTTAATTGCAATGGGTGATGCTCAGTCAGTAACTACTTATAACCAAAAAGTATACGTGCCAAAAGCTTTGAACAAAAGTGCTTGCGGTTATGGGTCTATTCAGAATATCAGAATTTTAAGATTTGCTGAAATCCTTCTGATTAATGCAGAAGCCGCCAATGAATTAGGAAATACTTCTGCAGCTATTGCCAATCTTAATAGGGTGAGATCAAGAGCTCAGTTAGGAGGTACTACAGCATCAACACAGGCTGCATTGAGAACTGCAATCTGGCATGAACGTAGAGTAGAGCTTGCTATGGAAGGTGACCGTTTCGTAGACTTGGTAAGAACCGGACAAGCTGCTACAGTATTGGCTCCTTATGGATTCAAAGCCGGAAAAAACGAACTGTTCCCAATTCCGTTTGATGCAATGACTGAAAGTGCGGGTGCATTTACACAAAACCCCGGATATTAA
- a CDS encoding SusC/RagA family TonB-linked outer membrane protein, which produces MKQSNLKYSCLIAVLYFGMNVNAQTAPKDTAAKEQKIEEVVLIGYGSQKKENVTGSIGIVSAKDLANKPNANPISSIQGRLSGVQVLNSGAPGASPRVDIRGISSLTGKTVFIVDGMITDDISFLSPQDIESMSVLKDPSSLAIYGARASNGAVIIKTKTGRGKKPVFNFNSYLGIKTVTNIPKMVNTDQYIQLYNEKLINDKAKDPVFLDRASYPTDTDWFKEIFRTAIINSNDISASGTLGKLNYYLSAGNLQDEGNLAAGQGINSGSGFNRFTTKVNLSYKITDNLTIGNNFTFSKMRTDHVHNTLLDAYSSPPLYAPINPATGDYQYFTLAKIPNSRAKMDLFRSQTREERLLNNIWGEYKFLNDFTLRISYSTDNINSNKYEYTPTFGYVPVADQKPNKLITRDSRTRNYIWDNTLSWKKELGKHNIELLAGFSRTRNSYSQAYAEALNVNYNGSNASLDISNGTDIYRTSFEEGDRNVIPYQDRIESFFGRVNYDYDGKYLVNASVRRDGTSKYSSNDRTRVFPAVSAGWVISRENFMSEQNVFNLLKLRASWGKLGNPDVQRAFTLNTTILPEGAYYGNAGYPSQTINKVIDPNIGWETTTGKDFGIEMAMFSNKLKIDATYFDKDTKDVVYGIVQGTVSGAANWNNYITNAYSFNNKGLEFSVSYDTKINDHVKIGVYGNMTTLKNEITSVANNSYLNAGASLYGNSIIRLQAGEAVGSYYGYQVEGIFQNQAEVDAWATQNGAQAGGFKFADLDGNGVIDVRDKKFLGSPIPKGSYGFGVNLNVYDFDFAIDFQGVFGNKIYNFNREQRYGNESWDLDFYNNRWHGAGTSNAYPMATNNQAIILPNSFYVEDGSYIRIRNIQVGYNLPQTFAKSLSITKLRLYVSAQNPWTSFKYNGFSPEILNTDRVQMGVDNNIYPISAIYTVGLNLTF; this is translated from the coding sequence ATGAAACAAAGTAATTTAAAGTATTCATGTCTCATTGCTGTTCTGTACTTCGGGATGAACGTCAATGCGCAGACAGCCCCAAAAGATACTGCTGCAAAAGAGCAGAAGATCGAGGAGGTAGTTCTGATAGGATATGGATCTCAGAAGAAAGAGAACGTGACCGGAAGTATCGGGATTGTTTCTGCTAAAGATTTGGCCAATAAGCCCAATGCAAATCCTATCAGTTCTATACAGGGAAGATTGTCTGGTGTTCAGGTTCTGAACTCAGGTGCACCGGGTGCTTCGCCTAGAGTAGATATCAGGGGAATCAGCTCTTTGACGGGTAAAACCGTTTTTATTGTTGACGGAATGATTACAGATGATATTTCTTTCTTAAGCCCTCAGGATATAGAATCAATGAGTGTTCTGAAAGACCCTTCGAGTTTGGCAATCTACGGGGCAAGAGCATCCAATGGTGCTGTAATCATTAAAACCAAAACAGGAAGAGGTAAAAAACCGGTTTTTAATTTTAATTCATACTTAGGAATTAAGACAGTGACCAATATCCCTAAGATGGTCAATACAGATCAGTATATACAGCTGTATAACGAGAAACTGATCAATGATAAAGCAAAAGATCCTGTATTCTTAGATAGAGCATCCTATCCTACAGATACGGATTGGTTTAAAGAGATTTTCAGAACAGCTATCATTAATTCTAATGATATTTCAGCTTCAGGAACTCTTGGTAAACTGAATTATTATTTAAGTGCAGGAAATCTTCAGGATGAAGGAAATCTTGCGGCAGGTCAGGGAATTAATTCCGGCAGTGGATTTAACAGATTTACCACGAAAGTGAATTTGAGTTATAAAATTACCGATAATCTTACGATCGGGAATAATTTCACTTTTTCAAAAATGCGTACAGACCATGTGCATAATACTTTACTTGATGCTTATTCGTCACCGCCTTTGTATGCACCCATTAATCCCGCTACAGGAGATTACCAATATTTTACATTGGCTAAAATTCCTAATTCAAGAGCAAAAATGGATTTGTTCAGATCTCAGACCAGAGAAGAAAGGCTGTTGAACAATATCTGGGGAGAATATAAATTCCTCAATGATTTTACATTGCGAATTAGCTATAGCACTGACAATATTAATTCGAATAAGTATGAATATACGCCAACATTTGGCTATGTCCCTGTTGCTGATCAAAAACCCAATAAGTTAATCACAAGAGATTCCAGGACCAGAAATTATATCTGGGATAATACCTTAAGCTGGAAAAAAGAATTGGGAAAACATAATATAGAATTGCTGGCAGGCTTTTCCAGAACGAGAAATTCATATTCTCAGGCCTATGCAGAAGCATTGAATGTGAATTATAACGGTAGTAATGCTTCTCTGGACATTTCTAATGGAACGGATATTTATCGAACCAGTTTTGAAGAAGGAGATAGAAATGTAATTCCGTATCAGGATAGGATTGAATCCTTTTTTGGAAGGGTTAATTATGATTATGATGGGAAATATTTAGTAAATGCTTCTGTTCGTAGGGACGGAACTTCTAAATATTCTTCGAATGACAGAACTCGTGTATTTCCGGCTGTAAGTGCAGGATGGGTAATTTCCAGAGAAAACTTTATGAGTGAACAGAATGTTTTCAATCTTTTAAAATTAAGAGCAAGCTGGGGTAAGTTGGGAAATCCTGATGTACAAAGAGCATTTACACTGAATACGACTATTCTTCCCGAAGGAGCTTATTATGGAAATGCGGGATATCCTTCACAAACAATCAACAAGGTTATAGATCCAAATATTGGCTGGGAGACAACAACGGGTAAAGACTTCGGAATAGAAATGGCAATGTTCAGTAATAAACTGAAAATCGATGCTACTTATTTTGATAAAGATACTAAAGATGTAGTATACGGTATCGTTCAGGGAACAGTTTCCGGTGCTGCAAACTGGAATAATTATATTACCAATGCCTATTCCTTTAATAATAAAGGATTAGAGTTTTCTGTCAGCTATGATACTAAGATCAATGATCATGTGAAAATTGGAGTATATGGAAATATGACCACTTTGAAGAATGAGATTACTTCTGTTGCTAACAATTCCTATTTGAATGCAGGAGCTAGTCTGTATGGTAACTCAATCATAAGATTACAGGCGGGTGAAGCTGTAGGTTCATATTATGGTTATCAGGTAGAAGGTATTTTCCAGAATCAGGCGGAAGTAGATGCGTGGGCTACTCAGAATGGAGCCCAAGCCGGAGGGTTTAAATTTGCAGATTTGGATGGAAACGGTGTGATTGACGTCAGAGATAAAAAATTCCTGGGGAGTCCTATTCCTAAGGGATCTTATGGATTTGGTGTTAATTTGAATGTGTATGATTTTGATTTTGCTATTGATTTTCAAGGTGTTTTCGGGAATAAAATTTATAATTTTAACAGAGAGCAGCGTTACGGAAATGAAAGTTGGGATCTTGATTTCTATAACAACAGATGGCATGGTGCAGGAACATCTAATGCTTATCCGATGGCAACCAATAACCAAGCTATCATTTTACCAAACAGTTTTTACGTAGAAGACGGAAGTTATATAAGAATCAGAAATATTCAGGTTGGTTATAATTTACCTCAAACATTTGCAAAATCATTGTCTATTACCAAATTAAGATTATATGTAAGTGCTCAGAACCCTTGGACAAGCTTCAAATATAATGGGTTCTCACCTGAAATCTTGAATACTGATAGAGTACAAATGGGAGTTGATAACAATATTTATCCAATTTCAGCCATTTATACTGTTGGTCTTAATTTAACATTTTAA
- a CDS encoding DUF4197 family protein, whose product MKKYIIATALIIGTGAAITTTVQSCTSIATSDMGLSIIKRMLLNGIDKGAGIYGNKEAFLQNNMVDKALPKELRDINSMLEKISPSLVAKERDYIAQAAVYTVNISKPILQGAVNSLNAQDVTRIIQGTTATQILKEKTSQQLIAAISPKVDEKLNEYGIVKTINTALAGNNFLGNLLGGNKNTVNSGGLSQLASEQLVNGLFNIIEDYEHQNSKSLLGPFGK is encoded by the coding sequence ATGAAAAAATATATCATTGCAACGGCCCTGATCATTGGAACCGGTGCAGCCATCACTACTACCGTACAGTCCTGCACAAGCATTGCCACAAGCGATATGGGGCTTTCTATTATCAAAAGAATGCTTCTTAACGGCATTGATAAAGGAGCAGGTATCTATGGAAACAAAGAAGCCTTCCTGCAGAATAATATGGTTGACAAAGCCCTTCCGAAAGAGCTCAGAGACATCAATTCTATGCTGGAAAAAATTTCACCCTCTCTGGTTGCCAAAGAAAGGGATTATATTGCACAGGCAGCAGTGTACACTGTCAATATTTCAAAACCTATTTTACAGGGTGCTGTCAACAGCCTTAATGCACAGGATGTAACAAGGATCATCCAGGGAACAACTGCAACACAGATCCTGAAAGAAAAAACCTCCCAACAGCTTATTGCAGCCATTTCCCCTAAAGTGGATGAAAAGCTCAATGAATATGGAATTGTGAAAACAATCAATACCGCATTAGCCGGAAATAACTTCCTCGGAAATCTTCTGGGAGGAAATAAAAACACAGTCAACTCCGGCGGATTGAGCCAACTTGCTTCAGAACAGCTCGTCAACGGCCTATTCAATATTATCGAAGATTATGAACATCAGAACTCCAAATCCCTGCTGGGGCCGTTTGGAAAATAG
- a CDS encoding DUF493 family protein → MDILQGNQHASPEDFYKSLKEKLEDHHDFPEDYLFKFIIPTDQAKLTEIYKVFDGIKFTLGNRESKNGKYTACNINAFVLDANQVVNIYKEVAKIEGVILL, encoded by the coding sequence ATGGATATATTACAAGGAAATCAACACGCAAGTCCTGAGGATTTTTACAAATCTCTGAAGGAAAAACTGGAGGATCATCATGATTTTCCGGAAGATTATTTATTTAAATTTATCATTCCCACAGACCAGGCAAAACTTACTGAAATTTACAAAGTTTTTGACGGTATTAAATTTACACTGGGAAACCGCGAAAGCAAAAATGGAAAATACACAGCCTGCAACATCAATGCATTTGTACTGGATGCCAATCAGGTGGTGAATATCTATAAAGAAGTAGCCAAGATAGAAGGCGTTATTCTATTGTAA
- a CDS encoding M43 family zinc metalloprotease, which translates to MTKSIILKSSLAALFFMGVGVSNAQVRDGAKPTKKVWENRKLDPNGVEKCGTVEYEANLQKKFPERLSDEQFEKWLAPLIEKAQANKSQNGTVITIPVVVHVIHSGQNVGVAPNISDTQVMSQLTVMTNDFRKKINTPGYNTNAVGADTEIEFVLAKVDPNGNPTNGIDRVNLCRDYWGRGDESQGYTDYINGTVKPKTIWDPTKYMNMWSVDFADNGLLGYAQFPSASGLPGLGANGGLATTDGVVAGYATFGSMDYNDGTFLMQPGYDRGRTMTHEVGHFLGLRHIWGDAACGNDYCADTPTAHTANYTCNASIVSCNDPNVFEMVQNYMDYTNDTCMNIYTNDQKTRIRTVMDNSPRRLELKASTADQPIPLFPNDAEIKYDGGCSLGILNCGAGVLRLLITNRGTSNLTSAVVSYSINGGAAQTYSWSGNLTQDKSDVINIPVDGSVASSPVTFSITSVNGGADQRSTNNTTSGNYVKPVAPAYFGTTTVTFKLKRDRFGQETRWNLKNSAGQIVKEGRYSNSQPGQADPALITQTWNLPQDCYVFTISDDYGDGLTAVSQGSAQGYVDLLTSSGQTIFHLDGEFSYETKAFTTRESLSTSEVNKKNTFGVYPNPVNDILNITGLSGETQFEIHNAVGQLVKNGKTGNNQIHVSELAKGVYVITLNNAKVSESIKFVKK; encoded by the coding sequence ATGACAAAATCTATTATTTTAAAATCCTCTTTAGCCGCATTGTTTTTTATGGGCGTGGGAGTTTCAAACGCACAGGTCAGAGACGGTGCAAAACCTACAAAAAAAGTATGGGAAAACAGAAAGCTGGATCCTAATGGAGTAGAAAAGTGCGGAACTGTTGAATATGAAGCAAACTTACAGAAGAAGTTTCCAGAAAGGCTGTCTGATGAACAGTTTGAAAAATGGCTTGCTCCTTTGATTGAAAAAGCTCAGGCCAACAAATCTCAGAATGGAACAGTAATTACAATTCCGGTAGTAGTACACGTTATTCACAGTGGTCAGAATGTAGGTGTTGCACCTAATATTTCAGACACTCAGGTAATGTCTCAGCTTACCGTAATGACCAATGACTTCAGAAAAAAAATTAATACTCCGGGCTATAATACCAATGCCGTAGGTGCTGATACTGAAATAGAATTCGTACTTGCAAAAGTAGATCCTAACGGAAATCCTACCAACGGAATTGACAGAGTAAACCTTTGCAGGGATTATTGGGGAAGAGGTGATGAAAGCCAGGGATATACAGATTATATTAACGGAACTGTAAAGCCTAAGACGATCTGGGATCCTACCAAATATATGAATATGTGGAGTGTGGACTTTGCAGATAACGGTCTGTTAGGGTATGCTCAGTTCCCTTCTGCTTCAGGTCTTCCGGGACTTGGCGCAAATGGAGGTCTGGCTACTACAGATGGGGTAGTTGCAGGATATGCTACTTTTGGAAGTATGGATTATAATGATGGTACGTTCCTGATGCAGCCTGGTTATGACAGGGGAAGAACAATGACCCACGAGGTAGGCCACTTTCTTGGGTTAAGACATATTTGGGGAGATGCAGCATGTGGAAATGACTATTGTGCAGATACACCTACGGCACATACTGCAAATTATACATGTAATGCTTCTATAGTAAGCTGTAACGATCCGAACGTTTTTGAAATGGTTCAGAACTATATGGACTATACCAATGATACTTGTATGAACATTTATACCAATGATCAGAAAACAAGAATCAGAACAGTAATGGATAATTCTCCGAGAAGATTGGAGCTTAAAGCATCTACTGCTGATCAGCCTATTCCTTTGTTCCCTAATGATGCTGAAATAAAATACGATGGCGGATGTTCATTAGGTATTCTTAACTGTGGAGCAGGCGTATTGCGTCTTCTTATTACAAACAGAGGAACCAGTAATTTAACTTCAGCTGTTGTTTCATATTCAATCAACGGCGGAGCTGCTCAGACGTATAGCTGGTCAGGTAATCTGACTCAGGATAAATCTGATGTTATCAACATCCCTGTAGATGGATCTGTAGCATCTTCACCTGTTACTTTCTCCATTACATCTGTAAACGGAGGAGCAGACCAGAGAAGTACCAATAATACGACAAGCGGTAACTATGTAAAACCTGTAGCACCTGCATACTTTGGAACAACTACGGTTACCTTTAAGTTAAAGAGAGACAGATTTGGACAGGAAACAAGATGGAATCTTAAAAACAGTGCAGGTCAGATCGTAAAAGAGGGAAGATATAGTAATTCTCAACCAGGGCAGGCTGATCCGGCTCTTATCACTCAGACATGGAACTTGCCTCAAGATTGCTATGTATTCACAATATCTGATGATTATGGAGATGGTTTAACGGCAGTGAGTCAAGGATCTGCGCAAGGATATGTAGATTTGCTTACAAGTTCAGGACAGACTATATTCCATTTGGATGGTGAATTCTCTTATGAAACGAAAGCATTCACTACAAGAGAATCTTTATCAACTTCAGAAGTGAATAAGAAAAATACCTTCGGAGTGTATCCTAACCCGGTTAACGATATTCTTAATATTACAGGACTTTCAGGAGAAACTCAGTTTGAAATTCATAATGCTGTAGGACAGCTTGTTAAGAACGGTAAAACCGGCAATAATCAGATTCATGTATCTGAACTTGCAAAAGGTGTTTATGTAATTACCCTTAACAATGCTAAAGTTTCAGAAAGCATTAAGTTTGTTAAGAAATAA
- a CDS encoding ArsC/Spx/MgsR family protein produces MLVKVLHNGNCSKSNAVLEYLDENGVPFEIINIIEDPLSILEIKTVLKKLNQSVFHIIRKTDKLYIDNYADKNYTEEEWIKILAENPSLIQRPILVKGSVAMLGRPIENVKFFIEK; encoded by the coding sequence ATGTTAGTAAAAGTTTTACATAACGGAAACTGTTCAAAATCAAACGCCGTTCTTGAATATCTGGATGAAAACGGTGTTCCTTTTGAGATTATCAATATCATAGAAGATCCGTTGAGTATTCTTGAGATCAAAACAGTTTTGAAGAAACTTAACCAGAGTGTCTTCCATATCATCCGTAAAACGGATAAGCTGTATATTGATAACTATGCAGATAAGAATTATACTGAAGAAGAATGGATTAAAATTCTGGCTGAAAATCCTTCCCTGATTCAAAGGCCTATTCTGGTAAAAGGATCAGTGGCAATGTTGGGAAGACCCATTGAAAACGTAAAATTCTTTATTGAGAAATAG
- a CDS encoding deoxynucleoside kinase, whose amino-acid sequence MHIAVTGNIGAGKTTLTTMLSKHYGWDAQFEDVDHNPYLEDFYSDMSKWSFALQVYFLGSRFRQVKEIRESGKNIIQDRTIYEDAHIFAENLNDMNLLSDRDFNNYSSLFDLMKSFVSAPDLLIYLKSDVPNLVKKIYKRGREYEASISIEYLSKLNQKYEKWISNYTEGKLLVIEVDDLDFVEKPEDFGLILEKIEAELHGLF is encoded by the coding sequence ATGCACATTGCAGTTACAGGAAACATTGGAGCCGGAAAAACAACTTTGACTACCATGCTTTCCAAGCATTACGGATGGGATGCACAATTTGAGGATGTAGATCATAATCCTTATCTCGAGGATTTTTATTCTGATATGAGCAAATGGAGTTTTGCACTGCAGGTGTACTTCCTGGGAAGCAGATTCCGCCAGGTGAAAGAGATCAGGGAAAGCGGGAAAAATATTATTCAGGACCGTACTATTTATGAAGATGCACACATTTTTGCCGAAAACCTGAATGATATGAATCTTCTTTCTGACAGGGATTTCAATAACTATTCATCACTTTTTGACCTGATGAAGTCTTTTGTTTCCGCTCCGGATCTGTTGATTTATTTAAAATCTGACGTTCCCAATCTGGTAAAGAAAATCTACAAAAGAGGACGTGAGTATGAAGCTTCCATCAGTATTGAATACCTTTCAAAGCTGAATCAGAAATATGAAAAATGGATTTCCAATTATACAGAAGGGAAGCTTTTGGTGATTGAAGTTGATGATCTTGACTTTGTAGAAAAGCCTGAAGATTTCGGATTGATCCTTGAGAAGATTGAAGCAGAACTGCACGGACTGTTTTAA
- a CDS encoding glutaminyl-peptide cyclotransferase, which yields MKKNIIAGFAAILLLASCNKNKEILDTLNTYNTSMEAKGYHFGDKLELPKEVTENAESVTISFGDKETKDLTVDPKFFTLGDNAVTFNIKTKGGEVLNQDATINVFAKNPEKNIAYQIVAEYPHDPKNFVQGFQIEGNTIYESDGQNGSSQILKYTLGTTTPLASTKQAPEDFSEGSTIIGDKVYQLTWQSKKGYIYDKNSLKLISEFAYPNVLGEGWGLTYDGKNLIASDGSKLLYFLDPNEPSKVIKYIAVAGSTQAYDQLNELEYHNGFIYANVWQKPIILKINPANGEVVGTFDFTEIARQNTKGSDDVLNGIAFKGENMLVTGKNWPKIYEVQIK from the coding sequence ATGAAAAAAAATATAATAGCGGGTTTCGCAGCGATTTTATTACTGGCATCTTGTAACAAGAATAAAGAAATTCTTGATACATTAAATACGTATAATACGTCAATGGAAGCAAAAGGATACCACTTCGGTGATAAGCTGGAGCTTCCGAAAGAAGTGACGGAAAATGCAGAAAGCGTAACCATTAGCTTCGGAGATAAAGAAACAAAAGATTTAACGGTTGATCCCAAGTTTTTTACATTAGGGGATAATGCCGTTACTTTTAATATCAAAACAAAAGGTGGAGAAGTATTGAATCAGGATGCTACCATCAATGTATTTGCAAAAAATCCTGAAAAAAATATTGCTTACCAGATCGTGGCAGAATATCCTCATGATCCTAAAAACTTTGTACAGGGGTTCCAGATCGAAGGAAATACCATTTATGAAAGTGATGGCCAGAACGGTTCTTCCCAGATCCTGAAATATACCCTGGGAACTACAACACCGTTAGCTTCTACCAAACAGGCCCCGGAAGATTTCTCAGAAGGAAGTACAATTATTGGGGATAAAGTATACCAGCTGACATGGCAGAGCAAAAAAGGATATATCTATGATAAAAATTCTTTAAAGCTCATTTCTGAATTTGCTTACCCTAATGTTTTGGGGGAAGGATGGGGATTGACGTATGACGGAAAGAACCTGATCGCTTCTGATGGAAGTAAACTTTTGTATTTCCTTGATCCTAACGAGCCTTCAAAAGTGATCAAATACATTGCCGTTGCAGGAAGTACACAGGCTTATGATCAGTTGAACGAGCTGGAGTATCACAATGGCTTTATCTATGCCAATGTATGGCAGAAACCAATCATTTTAAAGATAAATCCTGCTAACGGAGAAGTCGTAGGAACATTTGATTTCACAGAAATTGCCAGACAAAATACCAAAGGAAGTGATGATGTACTGAACGGAATTGCCTTCAAAGGAGAAAATATGCTGGTAACCGGTAAAAACTGGCCGAAGATCTATGAAGTTCAGATCAAATAA